Proteins from one Homalodisca vitripennis isolate AUS2020 chromosome 3, UT_GWSS_2.1, whole genome shotgun sequence genomic window:
- the LOC124357854 gene encoding protein daughter of sevenless isoform X2 — translation MFDVRTPKRTYFLAAETEEEMNKWVDCVCHVCGLKAYSQYDTTTYDEFTGGDEESPSIAERSSVAADSPPTSPTSTASGPYIPISECISGKPLSSPDGLSSFLALQQQQQQNRRSGTYDAPRCLHPPQLELRNSGSATPPLQSPATDGESVFTDEEWTGPAPKPNVNWETFPRPSDSSADGDTPNPNSVVTVGKRFTRNLDDVVIPVAPPRPPKPSHLVTNDNNHSYSNIEEFSNGVDEKKTDGVNDETYDFPRSHNLTNESEWSEYPVPQARHCYSNAAPGRVNGDVFRYDFASTAQLSGQVEASSPAASDSSSVALYSNLPSPAISLTTPPAAPPVVNRGLKPGRKDSIASNEPSPVALPSHPPSIDRKLKPVPAARKKIGLHDDGVHNNVLKLSAPPLGRLTDGSQSLRRIRAAPSPTPQAAQRRNSDTCDDLHAQEYFYDLISLNTSRNDEIQYLDLALGSSTSSPTLPVTPPSVEPVAPSTTVYKTVDFLKTVAFNRTREKVEQERKGKPVH, via the exons ATGTTTGACGTGCGCACACCCAAGCGCACGTACTTCCTGGCCGCGGAGACAGAGGAGGAGATGAACAAGTGGGTGGATTGTGTGTGTCACGTATGCGGACTCAAGGCCTACTCCCAATACGACACCACCACTT aCGATGAATTCACGGGTGGGGATGAGGAGAGTCCGTCGATAGCAGAAAGGTCGAGCGTGGCTGCGGACAGTCCCCCGACCTCCCCCACCAGCACAGCCAGCGGACCATACATTCCCATCTCCGAGTGTATCTCTGGTAAACCTCTGTCCAGTCCTGATGGTCTCAGCAGCTTCTTAGCCctgcagcagcagcagcagcagaaCCGCAGGAGTGGCACGTACGACGCACCTCGTTGCCTGCATCCACCACAGCTGGAGCTGCGGAACTCGGGATCCGCCACGCCTCCGTTGCAGAGTCCCGCCACCGATGGAGAGAGCGTGTTCACGGACGAAGAGTGGACCGGCCCGGCTCCAAAACCCAATGTCAACTGGGAGACATTTCCCCGTCCATCGGATAGCTCTGCAGATGGCGATACTCCCAACCCGAATAGTGTAGTCACCGTTGGGAAGAGATTTACTAGGAACCTAGATGACGTCGTTATCCCTGTAGCTCCTCCCCGGCCACCAAAACCATCCCATTTAGTCACAAACGATAACAACCATAGTTACTCCAACATCGAGGAATTCTCAAATGGCGTAGATGAGAAAAAGACGGACGGGGTTAATGACGAAACTTACGATTTTCCGAGATCCCATAATCTCACAAATGAGAGTGAATGGAGTGAGTATCCCGTGCCCCAAGCGAGGCACTGTTACTCCAATGCCGCTCCTGGGAGAGTTAACGGGGACGTGTTTCGCTATGACTTTGCTTCGACAGCTCAGTTGTCGGGACAGGTGGAGGCCAGCTCCCCGGCAGCCTCGGACTCTTCGTCTGTGGCACTGTACTCCAACCTTCCCTCTCCGGCCATTTCACTCACCACACCCCCTGCTGCTCCCCCTGTCGTCAATCGGGGACTCAAACCCGGGCGCAAGGACTCTATAGCTTCCAACGAACCCTCACCGGTAGCGCTTCCCTCTCATCCTCCCAGTATCGACCGCAAGCTGAAACCTGTGCCGGCAGCTAGGAAGAAGATAGGATTGCACGATGACG GTGTCCATAACAATGTACTGAAGCTGTCCGCACCGCCGCTGGGTCGTCTGACTGACGGTAGCCAGAGCCTGCGCAGGATCCGCGCAGCTCCCAGCCCCACCCCTCAAGCAGCACAACGCAGAAACTCTGATACCTGTGATGACCTCCATGCGCAG GAATACTTCTATGACTTGATTTCGTTGAACACTTCACGAAATGACGAGATACAGTACCTGGACCTGGCATTGGGCTCATCAACCTCGTCCCCCACGTTGCCTGTGACACCTCCCAGTGTTGAACCAGTCGCCCCCTCCACCACAGTTTACAAGACAGTGGACTTCCTGAAAACTGTGGCATTCAATCGCACAAGAGAGAAAGTAGAACAGGAACGCAAAGGCAAACCGGTTCATTGA
- the LOC124357854 gene encoding GRB2-associated-binding protein 1 isoform X1: MSAQSDSLEIVHEGWLTKSPPTKSVWRARWRKRWFVLRHSGELPGQYFLCYYTDKNCRRLKGRIDLDQCEQVDAGLRFENRRKQKYQYMFDVRTPKRTYFLAAETEEEMNKWVDCVCHVCGLKAYSQYDTTTYDEFTGGDEESPSIAERSSVAADSPPTSPTSTASGPYIPISECISGKPLSSPDGLSSFLALQQQQQQNRRSGTYDAPRCLHPPQLELRNSGSATPPLQSPATDGESVFTDEEWTGPAPKPNVNWETFPRPSDSSADGDTPNPNSVVTVGKRFTRNLDDVVIPVAPPRPPKPSHLVTNDNNHSYSNIEEFSNGVDEKKTDGVNDETYDFPRSHNLTNESEWSEYPVPQARHCYSNAAPGRVNGDVFRYDFASTAQLSGQVEASSPAASDSSSVALYSNLPSPAISLTTPPAAPPVVNRGLKPGRKDSIASNEPSPVALPSHPPSIDRKLKPVPAARKKIGLHDDGVHNNVLKLSAPPLGRLTDGSQSLRRIRAAPSPTPQAAQRRNSDTCDDLHAQEYFYDLISLNTSRNDEIQYLDLALGSSTSSPTLPVTPPSVEPVAPSTTVYKTVDFLKTVAFNRTREKVEQERKGKPVH, from the exons AGATGGCGCAAGAGATGGTTTGTGCTGAGACATTCGGGGGAACTGCCGGGTCAATACTTTCTGTGCTACTACACAGACAAGAACTGCCGGAGGCTCAAGGGCCGGATAGACCTTGACCAGTGTGAACAG GTGGATGCTGGGCTAAGGTTCGAGAACCGCCGCAAGCAGAAGTACCAGTACATGTTTGACGTGCGCACACCCAAGCGCACGTACTTCCTGGCCGCGGAGACAGAGGAGGAGATGAACAAGTGGGTGGATTGTGTGTGTCACGTATGCGGACTCAAGGCCTACTCCCAATACGACACCACCACTT aCGATGAATTCACGGGTGGGGATGAGGAGAGTCCGTCGATAGCAGAAAGGTCGAGCGTGGCTGCGGACAGTCCCCCGACCTCCCCCACCAGCACAGCCAGCGGACCATACATTCCCATCTCCGAGTGTATCTCTGGTAAACCTCTGTCCAGTCCTGATGGTCTCAGCAGCTTCTTAGCCctgcagcagcagcagcagcagaaCCGCAGGAGTGGCACGTACGACGCACCTCGTTGCCTGCATCCACCACAGCTGGAGCTGCGGAACTCGGGATCCGCCACGCCTCCGTTGCAGAGTCCCGCCACCGATGGAGAGAGCGTGTTCACGGACGAAGAGTGGACCGGCCCGGCTCCAAAACCCAATGTCAACTGGGAGACATTTCCCCGTCCATCGGATAGCTCTGCAGATGGCGATACTCCCAACCCGAATAGTGTAGTCACCGTTGGGAAGAGATTTACTAGGAACCTAGATGACGTCGTTATCCCTGTAGCTCCTCCCCGGCCACCAAAACCATCCCATTTAGTCACAAACGATAACAACCATAGTTACTCCAACATCGAGGAATTCTCAAATGGCGTAGATGAGAAAAAGACGGACGGGGTTAATGACGAAACTTACGATTTTCCGAGATCCCATAATCTCACAAATGAGAGTGAATGGAGTGAGTATCCCGTGCCCCAAGCGAGGCACTGTTACTCCAATGCCGCTCCTGGGAGAGTTAACGGGGACGTGTTTCGCTATGACTTTGCTTCGACAGCTCAGTTGTCGGGACAGGTGGAGGCCAGCTCCCCGGCAGCCTCGGACTCTTCGTCTGTGGCACTGTACTCCAACCTTCCCTCTCCGGCCATTTCACTCACCACACCCCCTGCTGCTCCCCCTGTCGTCAATCGGGGACTCAAACCCGGGCGCAAGGACTCTATAGCTTCCAACGAACCCTCACCGGTAGCGCTTCCCTCTCATCCTCCCAGTATCGACCGCAAGCTGAAACCTGTGCCGGCAGCTAGGAAGAAGATAGGATTGCACGATGACG GTGTCCATAACAATGTACTGAAGCTGTCCGCACCGCCGCTGGGTCGTCTGACTGACGGTAGCCAGAGCCTGCGCAGGATCCGCGCAGCTCCCAGCCCCACCCCTCAAGCAGCACAACGCAGAAACTCTGATACCTGTGATGACCTCCATGCGCAG GAATACTTCTATGACTTGATTTCGTTGAACACTTCACGAAATGACGAGATACAGTACCTGGACCTGGCATTGGGCTCATCAACCTCGTCCCCCACGTTGCCTGTGACACCTCCCAGTGTTGAACCAGTCGCCCCCTCCACCACAGTTTACAAGACAGTGGACTTCCTGAAAACTGTGGCATTCAATCGCACAAGAGAGAAAGTAGAACAGGAACGCAAAGGCAAACCGGTTCATTGA